Proteins from a single region of Desulfolutivibrio sulfoxidireducens:
- a CDS encoding tetratricopeptide repeat protein has translation MPDAPTRMAFQVAVSDKEQSRLGIGGTAKTTERSIFFYAEGTGDGEMSIQALNANFIPAGEKVPITQDAFIERYRPEPLVYYNKVKPAMEAVAADLRKGDHNLAHGRLDKAEAAYKRVLTVDSENIKAIFSLGIAYLKGGNTEDAEGIFGKIMSLELAFGPQHTHLFNEFGIRMRKAGMLDKALAYYRKAVALNESDEHLFFNMARVHFELRDFPGAGKCLKKALEINPGFAVASKMRKSVEKLGGLSENQSS, from the coding sequence ATGCCGGACGCACCGACGCGGATGGCCTTTCAAGTCGCCGTCTCCGACAAGGAACAGTCCAGGCTGGGCATCGGGGGCACGGCCAAGACGACGGAACGCTCCATCTTTTTCTACGCCGAGGGCACAGGCGACGGCGAGATGTCCATTCAGGCCTTAAACGCCAACTTCATCCCCGCCGGGGAGAAGGTCCCCATCACCCAGGACGCCTTCATCGAGAGATACCGTCCCGAACCGCTCGTCTATTACAACAAGGTCAAACCGGCCATGGAGGCCGTGGCCGCCGACCTGCGCAAGGGGGACCACAACCTGGCCCACGGCCGTCTGGACAAGGCCGAGGCGGCCTACAAAAGGGTCCTGACCGTGGACTCCGAAAACATCAAGGCCATCTTCAGCCTGGGAATCGCCTATCTCAAGGGGGGAAACACCGAGGATGCCGAGGGAATCTTCGGCAAGATCATGTCCTTGGAACTGGCCTTCGGACCGCAACACACGCATCTTTTCAACGAGTTCGGCATCCGGATGCGCAAGGCCGGCATGCTGGACAAGGCCCTGGCCTACTACCGCAAGGCCGTGGCCCTAAACGAGAGCGACGAGCACCTTTTTTTCAACATGGCCCGCGTCCATTTCGAGTTGCGGGACTTTCCGGGCGCCGGGAAATGCCTCAAAAAGGCCCTGGAGATCAACCCCGGCTTCGCGGTCGCGTCCAAGATGCGAAAAAGCGTGGAGAAGCTGGGGGGCCTTTCCGAAAACCAGTCCTCCTAA